A single region of the Thermoanaerobacterium aotearoense genome encodes:
- a CDS encoding DUF6106 family protein, producing MDIFIEKLVKKQRTSKDTLKALGLILASLVIVFFIIPLIPFVKGFLIFFIVAIPFFAYYVIKSQNIEYEYAYTNGELDVDRIVAESRRKRLLSVDCKDFEIVAKVSSDKYSDEYRKIPNKVEAVSSMASPDVYFAVFENGGKRTILYFEPNDKMIEAMWKYIPRKFFK from the coding sequence GTGGATATATTTATTGAAAAACTTGTAAAGAAACAGAGGACATCTAAAGATACGCTTAAAGCTTTGGGACTTATTTTAGCTTCATTGGTAATTGTTTTTTTTATAATACCACTTATACCTTTTGTGAAAGGTTTCCTCATCTTTTTTATCGTTGCCATACCTTTTTTTGCTTACTACGTGATTAAATCGCAAAACATTGAATACGAGTACGCATATACCAACGGTGAGCTGGATGTAGACAGGATAGTGGCTGAAAGCAGGAGGAAAAGACTTTTAAGTGTTGACTGCAAAGACTTTGAAATCGTAGCAAAGGTGTCAAGCGACAAGTATTCAGATGAGTACAGAAAGATACCAAACAAGGTAGAAGCGGTAAGCTCAATGGCATCGCCCGATGTGTACTTTGCTGTCTTTGAAAATGGCGGCAAAAGGACGATTCTCTACTTTGAACCTAATGATAAGATGATAGAAGCCATGTGGAAGTACATACCAAGAAAGTTCTTTAAATAA
- a CDS encoding DNA polymerase IV — translation MMRKIIHVDMDAFFASVEQHDNPKLRGKPVIVGGLSGRGVVSTCSYEARKYGVHSAMPMYMAKTLCPHGVFLPVRFQRYREVSEKVFDILYSVTDIVEPLSIDEAYLDVTDIDKNPEDIAKEIKEKVYMTTGLTVSAGVSYNKFLAKIASDWNKPDGLMVITEDMVPDILRPLSVSKVYGIGKKSSERLKKIGVEKVDDLLKLSQDELRNIFGKYGKEIYDRIRGIDSRPVETYRETKSIGKETTLKKDTSDVDLLLKYLRGFANIVSSELKSEGLYCRTVTVKIKTSNFIVHTRSRTLNEYIDLPDDIYSVAESIFKEAKIIQPVRLIGLSVSNLSAIKIKQLSLFDLDVKRNLKIDKIVYDVNKKLGGHFVKRGSDM, via the coding sequence ATGATGCGCAAGATAATCCATGTAGATATGGATGCTTTTTTTGCATCTGTTGAACAGCATGACAATCCAAAACTTAGAGGAAAGCCTGTCATAGTAGGTGGGCTATCTGGCAGAGGTGTCGTATCTACATGCTCTTATGAAGCGAGAAAATATGGCGTTCATTCGGCGATGCCTATGTATATGGCGAAGACTTTATGTCCACACGGCGTTTTTTTGCCGGTAAGATTTCAGCGGTACAGGGAAGTCTCCGAAAAGGTGTTTGACATACTTTATAGTGTGACAGACATTGTGGAGCCTTTATCCATCGATGAAGCATACCTGGATGTGACTGATATCGACAAAAATCCAGAAGATATTGCCAAGGAAATAAAAGAGAAAGTGTATATGACGACAGGGCTTACTGTGTCTGCAGGCGTTTCATACAATAAATTTCTTGCCAAGATTGCGTCGGATTGGAATAAACCTGATGGGCTCATGGTCATAACTGAAGACATGGTGCCTGACATATTGAGACCATTAAGCGTGTCGAAAGTTTACGGCATTGGGAAAAAATCTTCGGAAAGGCTTAAAAAAATAGGCGTAGAGAAAGTGGATGATTTGCTTAAATTAAGCCAGGATGAGCTTAGGAATATATTTGGAAAGTACGGAAAAGAGATATACGACAGGATAAGAGGCATTGATTCAAGGCCTGTTGAGACTTACAGGGAGACGAAATCAATAGGGAAAGAGACAACTCTTAAAAAAGACACCAGCGATGTAGATTTGCTTTTAAAGTATTTAAGAGGATTTGCCAACATAGTATCATCAGAGCTTAAAAGTGAAGGCCTCTATTGCAGGACTGTAACCGTAAAGATAAAGACTTCAAATTTTATTGTCCACACAAGAAGCCGTACATTAAATGAATACATAGATTTGCCTGATGATATTTATTCTGTTGCTGAGTCTATATTTAAAGAGGCTAAAATAATACAGCCTGTAAGACTTATAGGACTTTCTGTGTCAAATTTAAGTGCCATAAAGATAAAGCAGTTGTCACTTTTTGACTTGGATGTCAAGAGAAATTTAAAGATCGATAAGATAGTGTATGATGTGAATAAGAAGCTTGGAGGACATTTTGTAAAAAGAGGAAGCGATATGTAG
- the trmL gene encoding tRNA (uridine(34)/cytosine(34)/5-carboxymethylaminomethyluridine(34)-2'-O)-methyltransferase TrmL — MPINIVLVEPEIPQNTGNIARTCVLTGSKLHLVKPLGFSLNEKYLKRSGLDYWPYLDLKVYENLEEFLESTKGCKYYLATTKGKHFYHEVVYEDESYILFGKESAGLPQWLREKYEDDCIRIPMNEVKAERSLNLSNSVAIVVYEALKQLGFPNMY, encoded by the coding sequence ATGCCTATAAATATAGTATTGGTTGAACCGGAGATACCACAAAATACGGGTAATATAGCCAGGACTTGTGTCCTTACAGGCTCTAAGCTTCATTTAGTAAAGCCACTTGGATTTTCTTTAAATGAGAAGTATTTAAAAAGATCTGGACTTGATTATTGGCCATACCTTGACTTAAAGGTGTACGAAAATTTAGAGGAGTTTTTAGAGTCTACAAAAGGATGTAAATATTATTTAGCTACGACGAAAGGCAAACACTTTTATCACGAAGTAGTGTATGAAGACGAGTCATACATCCTTTTCGGGAAAGAATCAGCAGGACTTCCTCAGTGGCTGAGGGAGAAGTACGAAGATGACTGCATAAGGATACCTATGAACGAGGTAAAAGCAGAAAGGTCTTTAAATTTGTCAAATTCTGTGGCAATTGTGGTTTACGAGGCATTAAAACAATTAGGTTTTCCAAATATGTATTGA
- a CDS encoding ArsR/SmtB family transcription factor, whose protein sequence is MNNQINKDDICEITVIHADIVEKVKKLMPEEEKLYDLAELFKIFGDTTRIKILCVLLKSEMCVCDIAATLGMNQSAVSHQLRILKQSKLVKHRKEGKVAYYSLADDHVTKIFDQGFSHIEE, encoded by the coding sequence ATGAATAACCAAATCAATAAAGATGATATATGCGAAATAACTGTGATACACGCTGACATTGTCGAGAAAGTAAAAAAGCTAATGCCTGAAGAAGAAAAATTATATGACCTTGCCGAACTTTTTAAAATATTTGGCGATACCACAAGAATCAAAATATTGTGTGTTTTGTTAAAGTCCGAAATGTGCGTATGCGATATTGCGGCGACACTTGGCATGAATCAATCTGCAGTATCTCATCAGCTAAGGATATTAAAGCAAAGCAAACTGGTAAAACACAGAAAAGAAGGCAAAGTCGCTTACTATTCTCTCGCAGATGACCACGTCACAAAGATATTTGACCAAGGTTTTAGTCATATAGAAGAATGA
- a CDS encoding MATE family efflux transporter: MEKTEQRFSLQKEILELAWPSITEQMLIMMVGMVSTIFVGHISTAAIAAVGMINTLVFFFQSIFAGLSTGCTVIVARLIGEDDDENAKLAVMQALVMCIIIFILFTVFGYIFAVPLIKLFFGSVAKDVFELGLMYYKIILLGMPFVIIDIVLGGALRGAGDTRTPMYITATINLISLILNSLTVFGVNVGGHQLIPAFGVKGSAMSVTIARVIGGFIQLYVLYFGKRRINLSIKDGVKLNFPMMLRIVKVGVPASLEQLIMQGGFLIMQVIVSTMGTASIAVYQIGMNANGLAFMPIFGFQLAATSLVGRSLGARKMMLAETYGKLSNKIAVRIITVIGIAMFIFARQLAALYSTDPEVIRMGAVVIRIFAAIEPMLAIMNVLSGVLRAAGDLVYIVVTAFIGLWLFRIAIGYALGKWMGMGIYGIWIGICFDFVVRSFMYTYRFKQGKWKYLMV, encoded by the coding sequence ATGGAGAAAACTGAACAGCGATTTAGCCTTCAAAAGGAAATATTGGAGCTGGCATGGCCTTCTATAACTGAACAAATGCTTATAATGATGGTTGGCATGGTATCAACCATATTTGTAGGTCACATAAGTACAGCAGCTATAGCGGCAGTAGGCATGATAAATACTTTGGTGTTTTTCTTTCAATCTATATTTGCAGGGCTGTCTACAGGGTGTACGGTAATCGTTGCAAGGCTGATAGGAGAAGATGACGATGAAAATGCAAAGCTTGCTGTAATGCAGGCGCTTGTAATGTGCATAATCATTTTTATTTTGTTTACCGTTTTCGGATACATCTTTGCTGTCCCGCTGATAAAATTGTTTTTTGGTTCTGTAGCAAAAGATGTATTTGAGCTGGGGCTTATGTACTACAAGATCATTCTTTTAGGCATGCCATTTGTGATAATAGATATTGTATTGGGTGGTGCGCTAAGAGGTGCAGGTGACACCAGGACGCCAATGTACATTACTGCTACCATAAATTTGATAAGCCTAATCTTAAATTCTCTTACAGTCTTTGGCGTAAATGTCGGTGGACATCAGCTTATACCTGCTTTTGGAGTAAAAGGTTCTGCCATGTCTGTTACTATAGCGAGGGTCATAGGCGGTTTTATACAACTTTATGTTCTTTACTTTGGAAAGAGAAGGATCAATTTAAGCATAAAAGACGGAGTGAAGCTTAATTTTCCCATGATGTTAAGAATCGTGAAGGTTGGCGTCCCTGCGTCTTTAGAGCAGCTTATAATGCAAGGCGGATTTTTGATAATGCAGGTTATAGTTTCTACAATGGGTACTGCGTCTATTGCAGTGTACCAAATAGGCATGAATGCCAATGGCCTTGCATTTATGCCTATATTCGGATTTCAACTGGCAGCCACTTCCTTGGTCGGAAGGAGCTTAGGGGCCAGAAAGATGATGTTGGCAGAGACGTACGGAAAACTGTCAAATAAAATAGCTGTGCGGATAATAACAGTCATAGGCATTGCCATGTTTATATTTGCACGTCAGCTTGCTGCGCTTTATTCAACAGATCCTGAAGTCATAAGGATGGGTGCTGTAGTAATAAGGATATTTGCTGCGATTGAACCGATGCTGGCTATAATGAATGTGCTATCTGGTGTTTTAAGGGCAGCAGGGGATCTGGTGTATATAGTCGTGACGGCATTTATAGGGCTTTGGCTTTTCAGGATTGCTATAGGATACGCTTTAGGCAAGTGGATGGGCATGGGCATATATGGCATATGGATAGGAATATGCTTTGACTTCGTCGTTCGTTCTTTCATGTACACTTATAGATTTAAGCAGGGAAAGTGGAAATATCTTATGGTGTAA